One genomic segment of Arthrobacter sp. JZ12 includes these proteins:
- a CDS encoding FUSC family protein: protein MPSLLTGSQLQTRARHLITHGRLLLAVKAALAAGIAWWLALKVPGVAAQYPYYAPLGAVACMYPTVAGSARQGFETLLGLAVGFVIAVPVILIGDVSVVAVAAVVALGVLAAGMPKLGAGQDWIPIAALFVLLLGGDNPQEYSFGYLIQMLVGVVVGITVNMLLFPPLHLDGAIAGLKNFRDTLALQLSDMAAAIGESWPPEHEEWSQRESRLGELGQEVRSAVQLADRSRHGNIRRRRHQRDLTADYHSLQAMERIAFHVQNMTEVLAGAIWRTPEATPLPPALVEPLGEALGRTAEAVADWDSEGSKMTAAEEAVENLMQQITASAAAEDRVQATASLGMDLRRILLIVRAESGPGSETVDQNAAA, encoded by the coding sequence ATGCCAAGCCTGCTGACTGGATCACAACTGCAGACGCGTGCCAGGCACCTCATCACCCACGGACGCCTGCTACTCGCCGTGAAAGCGGCCCTCGCAGCAGGAATCGCGTGGTGGCTGGCCCTGAAGGTTCCAGGGGTGGCTGCACAATATCCCTATTACGCTCCGCTGGGCGCTGTGGCCTGTATGTACCCGACAGTGGCGGGGTCGGCCCGCCAGGGCTTCGAAACCCTCCTCGGCCTGGCCGTAGGGTTTGTGATCGCCGTCCCGGTCATCCTCATTGGAGATGTCTCCGTGGTGGCGGTTGCCGCCGTCGTCGCTTTGGGTGTCCTGGCCGCCGGGATGCCCAAGCTGGGCGCAGGGCAGGACTGGATTCCGATCGCCGCCCTGTTTGTGCTCCTGCTCGGCGGCGACAATCCTCAGGAGTACTCCTTCGGCTACCTCATCCAGATGCTGGTGGGCGTGGTGGTGGGCATCACCGTCAACATGCTGCTCTTTCCGCCGCTGCATCTGGACGGAGCGATCGCCGGGCTGAAGAATTTCCGCGACACGCTGGCACTCCAGCTGTCCGACATGGCGGCCGCCATCGGCGAATCCTGGCCGCCTGAGCACGAAGAATGGTCCCAGCGCGAGAGCCGCCTCGGCGAGCTTGGCCAGGAAGTGCGTTCTGCCGTGCAGCTCGCCGACCGCAGCCGTCACGGAAACATACGACGACGGCGGCACCAGCGCGATCTGACCGCCGACTACCATTCGCTTCAGGCGATGGAACGCATAGCATTCCATGTCCAGAACATGACGGAAGTGCTCGCCGGAGCGATCTGGCGTACCCCGGAGGCCACTCCCCTGCCCCCTGCCCTCGTCGAACCGCTGGGAGAGGCACTAGGCCGCACCGCTGAAGCGGTCGCGGACTGGGATTCCGAGGGATCGAAGATGACTGCCGCCGAGGAAGCCGTGGAAAACCTAATGCAGCAGATCACCGCCAGCGCCGCCGCCGAAGATCGGGTCCAGGCCACTGCCAGCCTCGGCATGGACCTGCGCCGCATTCTCCTGATCGTGCGCGCCGAGTCAGGCCCCGGGTCGGAGACCGTCGATCAGAACGCAGCGGCATAG
- a CDS encoding App1 family protein: MATDEASSTPLPPHEAGVHERTHLGLMIGDTWHAMQTRIAEHRGRVETIIPYTGYGTTSWIRVLGRVVLSNPSDLKPLTGKETMKPIKEGLRGWRNFISAPVRYATVTLEVDGTSAVVQADRGGVIDVHIEAKLEPGWHTVRLKSGDSVVAEAPVRVVEDGVAFGVVSDIDDTVMVTALPRPFLAAWNTFVLDEHARTPTPGMSVLMERIVRKHPNAPVLYLSTGAWNVAPALTRFLSRNLYPAGPKLLTDWGPTRDRWFRSGQEHKRSSLERLAKEFPSVKWLLIGDDGQHDEAIYAEFARNHPANVRAIAIRQLSTSEAVLAGGRSKANPAGSTPGIPWIYARDGAGMSEQLSKLGIVEGTMRIDPEDEA, encoded by the coding sequence ATGGCAACCGACGAGGCATCTTCCACCCCCTTGCCGCCGCATGAGGCCGGGGTTCACGAGCGCACGCACCTGGGGCTGATGATTGGCGACACCTGGCATGCGATGCAGACGCGGATCGCGGAGCATCGCGGGCGGGTGGAGACGATCATTCCCTATACCGGCTATGGAACCACAAGCTGGATCCGGGTGCTCGGGCGCGTGGTGCTGTCCAATCCGAGCGACCTGAAGCCGCTCACAGGCAAGGAAACCATGAAGCCCATCAAGGAGGGCCTGAGAGGGTGGCGTAACTTCATCAGCGCACCGGTGCGCTATGCCACGGTGACCTTGGAGGTCGACGGTACCAGCGCCGTCGTGCAAGCCGACCGAGGCGGCGTGATCGACGTGCACATCGAAGCGAAGCTGGAGCCGGGCTGGCACACCGTGCGGCTGAAGTCGGGCGACTCAGTGGTGGCTGAGGCGCCTGTGCGAGTGGTTGAGGACGGCGTGGCTTTCGGCGTCGTGTCCGACATCGACGACACCGTCATGGTCACAGCGCTCCCGCGGCCGTTCCTGGCGGCCTGGAACACCTTCGTCCTCGACGAGCATGCCCGGACGCCGACTCCCGGCATGTCGGTCCTGATGGAGCGGATTGTCCGCAAGCACCCCAACGCCCCCGTGCTCTACCTGTCCACCGGTGCGTGGAACGTTGCGCCGGCGCTCACACGCTTCCTGTCCAGGAACCTGTACCCGGCCGGACCGAAGCTCCTCACGGATTGGGGTCCAACCCGGGACCGCTGGTTCCGAAGCGGGCAGGAACACAAACGGTCCTCGCTTGAGAGGCTCGCGAAGGAATTTCCGTCCGTGAAGTGGCTGCTCATCGGCGACGACGGCCAGCATGACGAGGCCATTTACGCGGAATTCGCCCGTAACCACCCGGCCAATGTGCGGGCGATCGCCATCCGGCAACTATCCACCAGTGAGGCGGTGCTGGCGGGTGGGCGTTCTAAGGCCAACCCGGCCGGTTCCACGCCGGGGATCCCGTGGATCTACGCTCGCGACGGCGCCGGCATGTCCGAGCAGCTGAGCAAGCTGGGGATCGTGGAGGGCACCATGCGGATCGATCCCGAAGACGAGGCCTGA
- the nrdI gene encoding class Ib ribonucleoside-diphosphate reductase assembly flavoprotein NrdI, with translation MTTPTISRSAYGRAIGEPVETDASLIYFSSASDNTHRFVSKLPVRSARLPLLTGDDTLRALKPFVLVLPTYGGTGGKGAVPRQVIKFLNIEENRLLLRGVIGAGNTNFGDTYCLAADIVAAKCGVPVLYRFELMGTSEDVDRVTHGLEEFWT, from the coding sequence ATGACAACACCAACCATCAGCAGAAGCGCCTACGGGCGGGCAATTGGGGAGCCGGTGGAAACCGACGCGTCGTTGATTTACTTCTCGTCGGCGTCGGACAACACGCACCGGTTCGTCAGCAAGTTGCCCGTCCGTTCTGCGCGTCTTCCGCTCCTTACCGGGGATGACACACTGCGGGCGCTGAAGCCCTTCGTACTGGTCCTGCCCACCTACGGGGGGACTGGTGGGAAGGGGGCTGTGCCCCGGCAGGTGATCAAGTTCCTCAACATCGAAGAGAACCGCCTGCTGCTTCGAGGCGTCATTGGCGCCGGCAACACCAACTTCGGGGATACCTACTGCCTTGCCGCCGACATTGTCGCGGCGAAGTGCGGTGTTCCCGTGCTTTATCGTTTCGAACTTATGGGGACGTCCGAGGACGTCGACCGGGTCACCCACGGATTGGAAGAGTTTTGGACATGA
- the metE gene encoding 5-methyltetrahydropteroyltriglutamate--homocysteine S-methyltransferase, which translates to MTTAFPKATIVGYPRIGRRRELKKAVEAYWAGRTSAAELEATAAQLRTDTYARLATLGLEAGNYSIPASFSLYDQVLDTAVTFGAVSERFKDLYDADGSLGLDAYFTLARGDKERQPLEMTKWFDTNYHYLVPEIGPDTAFSLANDWILRDVAEAAEAGFAVRPTLIGPVTFLLLSKAADEAPAGFDPLSRLDDLLPLYVELLGRLAEAGVDWVQLEEPALVADQAIAETELAAAVERAYAALTAGADRPSILVTTQYGSLGSLLPVLAGTGIDALHIDVFKGAVPVPAELANLGATVLVAGVVDGHNIWKADLGAAAYKVAELEAGVQTLAVATSTSLQHVPHDVEDEQQLDAQLRSWLAFADQKVAEVVTLSRAIGHPGAIDADIAAADEVLASRAGAPGVNRTEVRERAAALTPSDFARGDYADRQAAQEGALNLPALPTTTIGSFPQTAEVRSARARANRGDLTAEQYEQLMKDEIKRVIDLQEELGFDVLVHGEPERNDMVQYFAENLDGFDVTVHGWVQSYGSRCTRPSILWGDVSRPAPITVPWAEYAQSLTGKPVKGMLTGPVTILAWSFVRDDLPLGDTANQVALTLRDEVSDLEAAGIKVIQVDEPALRELLPLRKEDQAEYLEWSVNSFRLSTASAAPSTQIHTHLCYSEFGAIIDAIDGLDADVTSIEAARSRMEVVHDLEAHGFKRGVGPGVYDIHSPRVPAEQEVVELLEKAVQHVPARQLWVNPDCGLKTRGYAETEESLRNLVNAAVAVRAQLGASVS; encoded by the coding sequence ATGACCACTGCATTCCCGAAAGCCACCATTGTCGGATACCCCCGGATCGGCCGACGCCGCGAACTCAAGAAGGCTGTCGAGGCCTACTGGGCGGGACGTACTTCCGCTGCCGAACTTGAGGCGACAGCAGCACAGCTGCGCACCGACACCTATGCGCGGCTGGCCACGCTGGGCCTCGAAGCCGGCAATTACTCCATCCCGGCGTCGTTCTCCCTCTACGACCAGGTGCTCGACACCGCCGTGACCTTCGGTGCCGTCTCGGAGCGTTTCAAGGACCTGTACGACGCCGACGGCTCGCTCGGCCTCGACGCCTACTTCACGCTCGCCCGCGGCGACAAGGAACGCCAGCCGCTGGAAATGACGAAGTGGTTCGACACCAACTATCACTACCTGGTTCCGGAAATCGGACCGGACACAGCCTTCTCGCTCGCCAACGACTGGATCCTGCGCGACGTGGCCGAAGCGGCCGAAGCCGGCTTCGCTGTCCGTCCCACCCTGATCGGTCCCGTGACCTTCCTCCTGCTCAGCAAGGCTGCCGATGAGGCGCCCGCCGGTTTCGATCCGCTCAGCCGCCTCGATGACCTGCTTCCCCTGTACGTTGAGCTTTTGGGAAGGCTGGCCGAAGCCGGCGTCGACTGGGTGCAGCTCGAGGAGCCTGCCCTGGTCGCCGACCAGGCAATCGCCGAAACGGAGCTGGCTGCCGCCGTCGAGCGCGCCTATGCCGCCCTCACCGCCGGTGCTGACCGCCCCTCCATCCTGGTCACCACCCAGTACGGCTCCCTCGGGTCGCTGCTGCCGGTGCTGGCAGGAACCGGAATCGACGCCCTGCACATCGATGTCTTCAAGGGCGCAGTGCCCGTTCCGGCGGAGCTTGCGAACCTGGGAGCGACCGTGCTGGTAGCCGGTGTGGTCGACGGCCACAATATCTGGAAGGCCGATCTTGGAGCTGCGGCGTACAAGGTCGCCGAACTCGAAGCGGGTGTGCAGACGCTGGCGGTCGCCACCTCTACTTCCCTGCAGCATGTACCGCACGACGTCGAAGACGAGCAGCAATTGGATGCGCAACTGCGCAGCTGGCTGGCTTTTGCCGACCAGAAGGTGGCCGAAGTGGTAACCCTGTCCCGGGCAATCGGTCACCCGGGCGCCATCGACGCGGACATTGCCGCGGCAGACGAGGTCCTCGCCTCCCGCGCCGGCGCGCCCGGTGTGAACCGCACCGAAGTGCGGGAGCGCGCTGCTGCCCTGACGCCGTCGGACTTTGCCCGAGGCGACTACGCAGACCGGCAGGCAGCGCAGGAAGGTGCCCTGAACCTCCCCGCCCTGCCCACCACCACCATCGGGTCCTTTCCGCAGACCGCCGAGGTGCGCTCCGCCCGCGCCCGCGCCAACCGGGGCGACCTCACCGCCGAGCAGTACGAGCAGCTGATGAAGGACGAGATCAAGCGTGTGATCGACCTGCAGGAGGAACTCGGCTTCGACGTGCTTGTGCACGGTGAGCCCGAACGCAATGACATGGTTCAGTACTTCGCGGAGAACCTGGACGGCTTCGACGTGACCGTGCACGGCTGGGTACAGTCCTACGGCTCGCGCTGCACGCGGCCGTCCATTCTTTGGGGCGACGTCAGCCGGCCCGCGCCGATCACCGTTCCCTGGGCGGAGTATGCACAGTCCTTGACCGGGAAGCCGGTCAAGGGAATGCTCACCGGCCCGGTGACCATCCTGGCTTGGTCATTTGTCCGGGACGATCTTCCGCTTGGCGACACCGCCAATCAGGTGGCCCTGACCCTCCGTGACGAGGTGAGCGACCTCGAAGCAGCAGGCATCAAGGTCATCCAGGTGGATGAGCCGGCACTGCGTGAACTGCTGCCGCTTCGCAAGGAGGACCAGGCCGAGTACCTTGAGTGGTCCGTCAACTCCTTCCGGCTGTCAACGGCGTCGGCTGCTCCGTCCACGCAGATCCACACCCACCTGTGCTACTCCGAGTTCGGTGCGATCATCGACGCGATCGACGGCCTTGACGCCGACGTCACGTCGATCGAAGCCGCACGTTCGCGCATGGAGGTTGTGCACGACCTTGAGGCGCACGGCTTCAAGCGCGGCGTTGGTCCCGGTGTCTACGACATTCACTCTCCGCGTGTACCGGCTGAGCAGGAAGTAGTGGAACTTCTGGAGAAGGCAGTGCAGCACGTTCCGGCACGCCAGCTTTGGGTCAACCCGGACTGCGGCCTGAAGACCCGCGGCTATGCGGAGACCGAGGAGTCCCTCCGGAACCTCGTGAACGCTGCCGTTGCCGTACGGGCACAGCTTGGGGCATCGGTTTCGTAG
- a CDS encoding 5'-3' exonuclease: MADRLMLLDTPSLYFRAFYGLPDSLKAPDGTPVNAVRGLLDMIARLVTDYEPTHLVACWDDDWRPQWRVELIPSYKEHRVARKVATGPDVEETPAGLVAQLPLIREVLAALNLPIVGAADHEADDVIGSLASQAAMPVDIVTGDRDLFQLVDDERGIRVLYTARGMSKLELVTDVTVVGKYKVLPSQYADFAALRGDTSDGLPGVAGIGEKTAASLLREFADLEGILEASREPSGAMSASVRQKLAAAADYLAVAPQVVNVVRTLDLGSFEQRVQPLDDEQEETLKKLADTWNLGGAADRVLKAYAARG, encoded by the coding sequence GTGGCCGATCGACTCATGCTTCTCGACACTCCTTCCCTCTATTTCCGCGCCTTCTACGGCTTGCCGGACAGCCTGAAGGCACCGGACGGCACTCCGGTGAATGCAGTTCGCGGCCTGCTCGACATGATTGCCCGACTCGTCACCGACTATGAACCCACGCATTTGGTTGCCTGCTGGGATGATGACTGGCGCCCCCAGTGGCGAGTGGAACTCATTCCCAGCTACAAGGAACACCGAGTGGCGCGGAAAGTGGCAACTGGTCCGGACGTGGAAGAAACACCGGCCGGTTTGGTGGCCCAGCTTCCGCTCATCCGAGAGGTGCTTGCGGCCCTCAATCTGCCGATCGTCGGTGCTGCCGACCATGAAGCGGACGACGTGATCGGCAGCCTCGCAAGCCAGGCTGCCATGCCCGTGGACATCGTCACCGGCGACCGGGACCTGTTCCAGCTCGTTGACGACGAGCGCGGCATCCGCGTGCTCTACACCGCGCGCGGGATGAGCAAGCTTGAGCTCGTGACTGACGTGACCGTCGTCGGCAAGTACAAGGTCCTCCCCAGTCAGTACGCGGACTTCGCCGCGCTCCGTGGCGATACCTCTGACGGTCTACCTGGCGTTGCCGGCATCGGCGAGAAGACGGCCGCAAGCCTGCTCAGGGAGTTCGCCGATCTGGAGGGCATCCTCGAAGCGAGCCGGGAGCCGTCGGGGGCGATGTCCGCGTCAGTACGACAGAAGCTGGCGGCGGCAGCGGATTATCTGGCCGTCGCGCCGCAGGTGGTGAACGTGGTGCGCACCCTGGACCTTGGTTCCTTCGAGCAACGGGTCCAGCCGCTCGACGACGAGCAGGAAGAAACGCTGAAGAAGCTGGCCGATACGTGGAACCTGGGCGGCGCCGCTGACCGTGTGCTCAAGGCCTACGCAGCCCGGGGCTGA
- a CDS encoding histidine phosphatase family protein has translation MNPHAVDSAAGNSVPEGRRVVFWRHGRTEWNARGLFQGQEDIPLDDLGRQQASQAAYELRHLAPTLIVSSDLERARDTAAALCVATGVPAEPDARFRETYAGRWQGLEFAEISRRYPGDQKAWHEGSPNVTAGGGESRLAVGERMKAGVLDAVTRLEPGQTVIVVSHGGAIRAGLAALMGIPPELWGSLAGVANCHWSVLEELSPSSSGPVRWQLTEHNVGLASMPSAPLEG, from the coding sequence GTGAATCCGCACGCTGTCGACAGCGCAGCCGGGAACTCAGTACCCGAAGGGCGCCGCGTGGTCTTCTGGCGCCACGGCCGCACCGAATGGAACGCGCGCGGCCTGTTCCAGGGCCAGGAGGATATCCCGCTTGACGATCTCGGCCGCCAGCAGGCTTCACAGGCAGCCTATGAGCTGAGGCATCTTGCGCCAACGCTCATAGTCTCCTCGGACCTTGAGCGGGCCCGTGACACTGCCGCAGCCCTGTGTGTTGCGACGGGAGTACCGGCGGAACCTGACGCTCGATTCCGGGAAACTTACGCCGGGCGTTGGCAGGGCCTCGAGTTCGCCGAGATCAGCCGCCGCTATCCCGGGGACCAGAAAGCCTGGCACGAGGGCAGTCCGAACGTGACGGCGGGTGGGGGAGAGAGCAGGCTCGCCGTCGGCGAGCGGATGAAGGCCGGCGTGCTCGACGCCGTTACCCGGCTGGAACCCGGACAGACCGTTATTGTGGTGAGCCACGGAGGTGCTATCCGCGCCGGACTCGCCGCGCTGATGGGCATCCCTCCCGAACTCTGGGGTTCACTTGCTGGCGTGGCGAACTGCCACTGGTCTGTCCTGGAGGAGTTGAGTCCGTCGTCGTCGGGGCCGGTTCGCTGGCAGTTGACTGAGCACAATGTCGGTTTGGCTTCGATGCCGTCCGCTCCATTGGAGGGCTGA
- the nrdH gene encoding glutaredoxin-like protein NrdH: MTVTVYTKPACVQCNATYRALDKKGIAYQSVDISQDPAALERVRSLGYMQAPVVITDKDHWSGFRPDKINEIAQGSVTSVA; the protein is encoded by the coding sequence ATGACCGTCACGGTTTACACCAAGCCAGCATGCGTACAGTGCAACGCCACTTACCGGGCCCTCGACAAGAAGGGCATCGCCTACCAGAGCGTTGACATCTCACAGGATCCGGCCGCCCTTGAGCGCGTGCGTTCCCTCGGTTACATGCAGGCACCGGTCGTGATCACCGACAAGGACCACTGGTCCGGATTCCGTCCCGACAAGATCAACGAGATCGCCCAGGGTTCGGTTACTTCCGTAGCCTAG
- a CDS encoding methylenetetrahydrofolate reductase, with the protein MSPPAKSAHTVGPPASEPYPALSYELFPPRSSSAAETLWQTIRELEQTSPDYVSVTYGASGSNRDTAVELLGRLLAETSLKPLAHLTCVGNTREYLFNLVDELITLGVRGILALRGDQPQDSSGHSELVYASDLVQLIRTAERRRTAHLCAGRLAVGVAAYATKHPESPSFDHDVEALLAKQAAGADFAITQVFFFPDHFERLVSAARRAGVEMPIIPGVMPLTSVRRLDRLSELAGIEMDHRLRDRLAAADDDGARRRIGVQATVDLANAALDAGAPGIHLYTFNEHAAALDVLDNLQLRRPPIPGGLGRTA; encoded by the coding sequence ATGTCCCCACCCGCAAAGTCAGCGCATACCGTAGGGCCCCCGGCTTCCGAGCCGTACCCAGCCCTTTCCTACGAACTATTTCCCCCGCGGAGCAGCAGCGCCGCGGAGACCCTGTGGCAGACCATCCGCGAGTTGGAGCAAACCAGCCCGGACTACGTCTCGGTCACGTACGGAGCCTCCGGATCCAACCGGGACACCGCCGTCGAACTCCTCGGCCGGCTTCTGGCCGAAACTTCCCTGAAGCCGCTGGCCCACCTCACCTGTGTGGGAAACACACGGGAGTACCTGTTCAACCTTGTGGATGAACTGATCACCCTCGGTGTCCGGGGCATCCTCGCACTGCGTGGTGATCAGCCGCAGGACTCCTCCGGACACAGCGAGTTGGTTTACGCCAGTGACCTGGTGCAACTGATCCGGACCGCCGAGCGCCGGAGAACGGCGCACCTGTGCGCCGGCCGCCTGGCCGTCGGCGTGGCGGCCTACGCAACGAAGCACCCGGAGTCACCCAGCTTCGACCACGATGTCGAAGCGCTGCTGGCCAAGCAGGCCGCCGGTGCCGACTTCGCGATCACGCAGGTCTTCTTCTTTCCGGATCACTTCGAGCGCCTGGTTTCAGCAGCGCGCCGGGCAGGGGTGGAGATGCCCATCATCCCCGGCGTCATGCCCCTCACCAGCGTTCGCCGGCTCGACCGACTGAGCGAGCTGGCCGGGATAGAGATGGACCACCGGCTGCGCGACCGTTTGGCTGCCGCGGACGACGACGGCGCCCGCCGCCGCATCGGCGTGCAGGCGACGGTCGATCTTGCCAACGCAGCCCTCGACGCCGGCGCGCCCGGCATCCACCTCTACACCTTCAACGAGCACGCAGCTGCCCTCGACGTGCTCGACAACCTCCAGCTTCGACGTCCTCCCATCCCCGGTGGGCTCGGACGCACCGCCTGA
- a CDS encoding LysR family transcriptional regulator yields MVNPVHLRTLLEVIRHGSFASAATRLGYTASAVSQQMSALERDTGVTLFTRSARSVVPTEAAIVMSRHAGKVLTDIDTLLASTAKAGAAVSQELRLGIFPSLATFALPRLVGTPQWKRLGINLKVFVGEPAQTIHGLRTGGELDLALVFQVGQGGLAWPSSVSRQWIGDDNFRVVLPAAWGIAEGSTVSAGQLADMPWIMHHPGTSDATVIERLFASCNLHPHVAAYCDDFNASLAMAAAGMGAALVPELAMLSAPEGVVALDVPEIRLARSIFALQIAGKQTTQVRLFMDQLADVLKDRQIAPRTSRRPA; encoded by the coding sequence GTGGTCAACCCCGTTCACCTGCGGACCCTGCTCGAGGTCATCCGGCACGGCTCATTCGCCTCGGCCGCCACCCGGCTGGGCTACACCGCTTCGGCCGTCTCCCAGCAGATGTCGGCCCTCGAGCGGGACACCGGCGTCACGCTATTCACCCGCTCCGCGCGGAGCGTAGTACCAACCGAGGCCGCCATCGTCATGTCCCGGCACGCGGGCAAGGTGCTGACCGATATAGACACACTCCTAGCCTCCACGGCGAAGGCGGGCGCAGCCGTTTCCCAGGAGTTGCGCCTGGGCATCTTCCCTAGCCTGGCCACCTTCGCACTCCCCCGGCTGGTCGGCACGCCGCAGTGGAAACGTCTGGGAATTAACCTGAAGGTCTTTGTCGGAGAGCCGGCCCAGACCATCCACGGCCTGCGGACCGGCGGCGAGCTCGACCTCGCGCTGGTATTCCAGGTTGGGCAGGGAGGACTTGCCTGGCCCTCGTCAGTCAGCCGCCAGTGGATCGGAGACGATAACTTCCGGGTGGTGTTACCCGCGGCCTGGGGAATCGCCGAGGGGTCAACGGTCTCCGCCGGCCAGCTCGCCGACATGCCCTGGATTATGCACCACCCAGGAACCTCGGACGCCACCGTCATCGAGCGCCTGTTCGCCAGCTGCAACCTGCACCCCCACGTTGCCGCCTACTGCGACGACTTCAACGCGAGCCTGGCAATGGCCGCCGCGGGAATGGGGGCGGCGCTGGTTCCTGAGCTGGCCATGCTGAGCGCGCCGGAGGGAGTCGTTGCCTTGGACGTGCCTGAGATTCGCCTGGCACGCAGCATCTTCGCCCTGCAGATCGCGGGCAAGCAGACAACCCAGGTCCGCCTGTTCATGGATCAGCTTGCCGATGTCCTCAAGGACCGGCAGATTGCCCCTCGCACCAGCCGTCGGCCGGCCTAG